A genomic region of Colletotrichum destructivum chromosome 1, complete sequence contains the following coding sequences:
- a CDS encoding Putative zn(2)Cys(6) fungal-type DNA-binding domain-containing protein: MPTSRVERSRKTLSRAHELHNESEARRKKVRKGTHSCWECRRRKMKCIFGSPTDTVCVSCQRRGAKCVAQEFPEEISPSLDRSLQMGDRMVRVETLVEQLLKKVSNGSDFISADTTREDEARATQGRLTPTSTSCQSSQLSSSYEHSVDTEKVEYEIPTGGAWLPKSKNARGQLVTPRKYETLSRILHKYLPLPKDSEIILKAHSNISTLFNQMLTVPYKDLDRSDPKASEGLLERPEPYAHPVFIARYMLHVATFLQHLPPNSHEVARRLSEPPCEMMNRLADAAISLVTTNDDLVGSVEGLECVMLESLYQTNGGNLRKGLIAIRRAMVVAQLMGFHKPGSQAQGKVLDPDKKAYTEFIWFRIVFAERHLCLMLGFPQGTLDQSMASKAMLAGDTPMGRLERVHCVVASRLLERNQSDPSSQDFALTQELDAELLRAAEGLPSKWWLAANLATVVNKPEAMFWDMRRQFHQLFHYNLLNQLHLPYMLRSSSTGHKFDYSLITCVNASREVLSRFITFRSFSRVSLCCRTIDFFALMAAMTLQIAHLDGHRRSAAALARSKWQELPAAKTENLLAHQRPADRAMIEQTQESMEEVSRLHADALSAQSADLLRRLLAIESEAASGHAHRADSVSVEAPHTAEELDEEPSEDSSGAVRVYIPYFGVINIAREGVISKETSINCDEGLTIETESGRRELSIQPAAIGDDLIATQVVVQTPRSTSEVFLQQCGDPIVTAGVDDWAFQGVDMAFFDNLMRGAGDDVNLNLELPAWSTKS; this comes from the exons ATGCCCACATCACGCGTTGAGCGGTCTCGCAAGACCCTATCCAGGGCTCATGAACTCCACAACGAGTCCGAGGCCAGGCGAAAAAAAGTGCGGAAGGGAACACATAGCTGCTGGGAGTGCAGGCGAAGAAAAATGAAGTGCATCTTTGGCTCCCCCACAGATACCGTCTGCGTCAGCTGTCAGCGACGGGGTGCCAAGTGTGTCGCCCAAGAGTTTCCCGAAGAGATCTCACCTTCACTCGACAGGAGCCTTCAGATGGGTGATCGTATGGTGAGGGTCGAAACACTGGTTGAGCAACTACTTAAGAAGGTTTCAAATGGCTCGGACTTTATCAGCGCAGACACGACAAGAGAAGATGAGGCGAGAGCCACACAAGGTCGTCTTACTCCTACATCTACTAGCTGTCAGTCTTCACAGTTGTCCTCTTCATACGAGCATTCGGTG GATACCGAAAAAGTTGAATATGAGATTCCCACCGGCGGTGCTTGGCTTCCGAAATCTAAAAATGCCAGAGGACAACTCGTTACGCCGAGGAAATACGAGACACTATCTCGGATTCTGCACAAATATTTACCTTTACCGAAAGATTCCGAGATAATCCTCAAAGCTCACAGTAACATATCTACCCTATTCAACCAGATGCTGACTGTCCCATACAAGGACCTTGACCGGAGTGATCCCAAGGCTTCAGAGGGCCTGCTTGAGAGGCCAGAACCATATGCCCACCCCGTCTTCATAGCGAGATACATGCTTCACGTCGCCACTTTCTTGCAACATCTCCCCCCCAATAGCCATGAAGTGGCCCGAAGACTATCGGAACCTCCTTGCGAGATGATGAACCGACTAGCCGATGCGGCTATCAGTCTCGTTACGACGAACGATGATCTTGTCGGTAGCGTCGAGGGACTAGAGTGTGTCATGCTCGAGAGTCTGTACCAAACGAACGGTGGAAACCTTCGCAAAGGCTTGATCGCGATCCGAAGGGCGATGGTCGTTGCGCAGTTGATGGGTTTCCACAAACCAGGGAGTCAGGCCCAGGGCAAGGTTCTTGATCCTGACAAAAAAGCTTACACCGAATTCATATGGTTCCGAATCGTGTTTGCTGAACGCCATCTCTGCCTCATGCTCGGCTTCCCACAAGGCACACTCGATCAGAGTATGGCGTCCAAAGCCATGCTCGCAGGAGATACGCCCATGGGGCGTCTGGAGCGCGTTCACTGCGTGGTCGCATCTCGACTCCTGGAACGCAACCAATCCGATCCCAGCTCCCAAGACTTTGCCCTAACGCAAGAATTGGACGCAGAGCTGCTGAGAGCGGCTGAGGGCCTTCCAAGCAAATGGTGGCTCGCCGCAAACTTGGCTACTGTCGTGAACAAGCCAGAGGCGATGTTTTGGGACATGCGGCGGCAATTTCACCAGCTCTTCCATTATAATCTGCTCAATCAGCTCCATCTCCCATACATGCTGCGCTCCTCGTCAACCGGACACAAATTCGATTATTCTCTCATCACCTGTGTCAACGCGTCCCGCGAGGTGCTCTCTCGCTTTATCACGTTCCGGAGCTTTAGCCGGGTGTCTTTATGCTGCCGAACCATCGACTTTTTTGCTTTGATGGCCGCCATGACACTTCAAATAGCACACCTTGACGGACACCGGcgatctgctgctgcccttgcACGTTCGAAGTGGCAAgagctgccggcggcgaaaACAGAAAACCTCCTGGCGCATCAGCGCCCGGCCGATCGCGCCATGATAGAGCAAACGCAGGAGAGCATGGAGGAGGTTAGCCGGCTGCACGCAGACGCGCTGAGCGCGCAGAGTGCCGATTTGTTGCGCCGCCTGCTAGCTATCGAATCTGAAGCAGCCAGCGGACATGCTCACCGCGCCGATAGCGTGAGCGTCGAGGCGCCTCACACTGCGGAAGAGTTGGACGAGGAGCCTAGCGAGGATAGTAGTGGCGCTGTGCGTGTCTACATTCCTTACTTTGGGGTCATTAATATTGCACGCGAGGGCGTCATCTCCAAAGAGACATCCATTAACTGCGATGAGGGTCTTACCATAGAGACAGAGAGTGGAAGGAGAGAGCTCTCGATCCAGCCAGCAGCTATTGGCGATGACCTCATTGCTACGCAGGTTGTAGTGCAAACCCCGAGGTCCACGTCTGAGGTGTTCTTACAGCAGTGTGGAGACCCTATTGTTACTGCTGGAGTCGATGACTGGGCGTTCCAAGGCGTCGACATGGCCTTTTTTGATAATTTGATGAGAGGTGCTGGAGATGATGTTAATCTTAATCTTGAGCTACCGGCTTGGTCGACTAAGTCTTGA
- a CDS encoding Putative epoxide hydrolase, alpha/Beta hydrolase codes for MANHFNIIPKNIPGSPEPFNLHVPEKDLSEFRELLQLSKIGPATWWNQHTDGQFGISREWLSRAKETWLTFGWRKHEEHINSFPNFKITVEDVEAGQIKLHFSALFSGNKEAIPVVFLHGFPASFTEFLPMMQLLADKYTPETLPYHIIAPSLPGYGLSGSSNQNVEMTFEQAARIMNQLMIDLGFGNGYVAQGGDLGSLLARIMSVRYDACKAFHLNMLALNPGDIAPPFDSLTTEELQIMERTEVFRKTGLAFALEHGTRPSTVGLAMSSNPLALLAWIGEKLLEWVDQREPLSIDTVLSIVSFYWFTDTFPRSLYHAEMVKGLSEGKPHPTSKEKPLGYSMFAHDLAVLPQAWAKQIYPNLAFFKAHSMGGHFASLEQPEAFLADIEEFLESVAKLFSTE; via the exons ATGGCCAATCACTTCAACATCATTCCCAAGAATATCCCGGGTAGTCCCGAGCCTTTCAATCTTCACGTGCCTGAGAAGGACTTGTCCGAATTTCGAGAGCTCTTGCAACTCTCTAAGATCGGGCCAGCAACATGGTGGAACCAGCATACCGACGGTCAATTCGGAATCTCTCGAGAATGGCTCAGCCGTGCGAAGGAGACCTGGCTGACCTTCGGCTGGCGCAAGCATGAGGAACACATCAACAGTTTCCCCAACTTCAAGATTACGGTTGAAGACGTGGAAGCTGGACAGATCAAACTCCACTTTTCTGCGCTGTTCTCTGGAAATAAGGAAGCTATCCCAGTTGTCTTCCTTCACGGATTTCCAGCTTCATTTACTGAGTTCCTGCCGATGATGCAGTTACTAGCCGACAAGTACACGCCCGAGACTCTTCCGTACCACATTATCGCGCCATCCTTACCTGGCTATGGTTTGTCCGGTAGCTCTAATCAGAATGTCGAGATGACTTTTGAACAAGCTGCACGGATTATGAACCAGCTTATGATTGACCTTGGATTCGGTAATGGGTACGTCGCACAGGGAGGTGATCTTGGCAGCCTGCTCGCACGAATCATGTCCGTTCGGTACGACGCTTGCAAAGCTTTCCATC TCAACATGCTTGCCTTGAATCCGGGAGATATAGCCCCTCCCTTCGACAGCCTGACCACTGAAGAGCTGCAAATAATGGAAAGGACCGAGGTCTTCCGCAAAACTGGCTTAGCATTTGCACTTGAACATGGCACTCGTCCCTCCACCGTCGGGTTGGCTATGTCGTCCAACCCGCTCGCTCTGCTGGCTTG GATTGGCGAGAAGCTTCTCGAATGGGTTGACCAGCGCGAACCGCTCTCCATTGATACTGTGTTGTCTATAGTAAGCTTCTACTGGTTCACAGATACGTTTCCTCGTAGCTTGTATCACGCAGAGATGGTGAAGGGACTTTCCGAAGGAAAACCCCATCCGACATCGAAAGAAAAGCCGCTAGGGTATTCCATGTTCGCGCATGACCTTGCGGTGTTGCCCCAAGCCTGGGCTAAACAGATCTACCCCAATCTAGCTTTCTTCAAAGCCCATTCAATG GGAGGGCACTTTGCCAGCCTGGAGCAACCAGAGGCGTTCTTAGCAGACATCGAGGAGTTTTTAGAGAGCGTTGCCAAGTTATTTTCAACCGAGTAG